A single genomic interval of Planctomycetota bacterium harbors:
- a CDS encoding type 1 glutamine amidotransferase domain-containing protein, whose amino-acid sequence MAKVSILLEKTFEDNELHYPRLRLAEAGHEVVVVAPNTDSDYKGKYGTVQKGDLASANAQAGDFDLIVIPGGSSPDHMRRDEHLVRLVRDAQKARIPMAGICHGPWMLCTADALRGRRCTSFFSIIDDCRNAGAEWVDEETVVDGHIITARHPDDLGSFMKAILATLAGEQAHSVKGSPKAPDWVR is encoded by the coding sequence ATGGCAAAGGTCTCAATCCTGCTCGAGAAAACGTTTGAGGACAACGAGTTGCATTACCCGCGGCTACGTCTGGCCGAGGCGGGTCATGAGGTGGTGGTCGTCGCCCCGAACACCGACTCGGACTACAAGGGCAAGTACGGGACGGTCCAGAAAGGTGACTTGGCCTCGGCGAATGCACAAGCGGGCGATTTCGACCTGATCGTCATTCCCGGCGGATCTTCACCCGACCACATGCGACGTGACGAGCACCTCGTTCGCCTCGTCCGAGATGCCCAGAAGGCGAGAATTCCGATGGCCGGCATCTGCCACGGCCCATGGATGCTTTGCACGGCCGACGCGCTACGCGGGCGACGTTGCACGAGCTTTTTCAGCATCATCGACGACTGCCGCAACGCCGGGGCCGAGTGGGTCGATGAAGAGACCGTAGTCGACGGTCACATCATCACGGCCCGCCACCCCGACGATCTCGGCTCGTTCATGAAGGCGATCCTCGCAACGCTCGCCGG